A portion of the Paenibacillus marchantiae genome contains these proteins:
- a CDS encoding NAD(P)/FAD-dependent oxidoreductase — protein MSSIPKIVILGAGYGGILTAQRLQKELNYNEADVTLVNRHDYHYITTHLHMPAAGTDTIEHARVPISKLIDEFKIDLVKSSVKEIRLQDRKIILEDGTLSYDYLIIGLGGEPETFGIPGMLDHAMTIRSINSVRMIREHIEYQFAMYKNDNKRNRIRFVVGGAGFSGVEFVAELADRIPQLCKEFDVNPKNVHIYNVEAAPSALPGFDPELVEHAMNVLKKKGVTFKIGVPIKQCLPDGVIVGEGEKLDAATVVWTGGIRGNALLEQAGLEVMRGRVKVDEFLRAPGHEHVYVIGDNSLVFNNEGRPYPPTAQIAMQQGVNCAKNVVAAIRKKQPQPFVFTSKGTVASLGKGEAIAVVGGKKYKGWKAAQLKKLVDLRYLFIIGGIPLVLKKGRFFG, from the coding sequence ATGAGCAGTATTCCCAAAATCGTCATCCTCGGCGCGGGCTATGGCGGGATTCTGACAGCCCAGCGGCTGCAGAAGGAATTGAACTATAACGAGGCCGATGTCACATTGGTGAACCGGCATGATTATCATTATATCACTACACATCTACATATGCCGGCAGCCGGCACAGATACCATTGAACATGCAAGGGTCCCGATTTCGAAGCTGATTGACGAGTTCAAGATTGATCTGGTCAAATCCTCGGTGAAAGAGATCCGCCTGCAGGATCGGAAGATTATTCTGGAGGATGGCACGTTATCCTATGATTATCTGATTATTGGATTGGGTGGGGAACCGGAGACCTTCGGTATTCCAGGCATGCTCGATCATGCCATGACAATTCGCAGCATTAACTCGGTCAGAATGATTCGCGAGCATATCGAATATCAGTTTGCTATGTACAAAAACGATAATAAACGTAACCGCATTCGTTTTGTTGTGGGTGGGGCTGGCTTCAGTGGTGTCGAATTCGTGGCTGAACTTGCGGATCGCATTCCTCAGCTTTGCAAGGAGTTCGACGTGAATCCCAAAAATGTGCACATCTATAATGTGGAAGCAGCGCCTTCAGCTCTGCCGGGCTTTGATCCAGAATTGGTTGAGCATGCAATGAACGTGTTGAAGAAAAAAGGTGTTACTTTTAAAATCGGTGTTCCGATCAAACAATGTCTGCCAGACGGAGTCATTGTGGGTGAAGGAGAAAAACTCGATGCAGCAACGGTCGTATGGACCGGCGGTATTCGTGGGAATGCTCTGCTTGAGCAGGCAGGTCTTGAAGTGATGCGCGGACGGGTGAAGGTCGATGAATTCCTTCGTGCCCCAGGGCATGAGCACGTCTATGTCATCGGTGACAATTCCCTCGTGTTCAACAACGAAGGGCGCCCATATCCACCAACAGCTCAGATTGCGATGCAGCAAGGTGTTAACTGTGCCAAAAACGTTGTCGCTGCCATCCGCAAAAAGCAGCCTCAACCTTTTGTGTTTACAAGTAAAGGTACGGTTGCGTCACTGGGGAAAGGTGAAGCTATCGCCGTCGTAGGCGGTAAGAAATACAAGGGATGGAAGGCGGCTCAGCTGAAAAAGCTGGTGGATCTCCGGTACTTGTTTATCATCGGTGGCATTCCTTTGGTTCTGAAGAAAGGGCGGTTTTTTGGATGA
- a CDS encoding NAD(P)/FAD-dependent oxidoreductase: MTDLLIIGGGPAGLFAAFYGGMRQASVTLVESMPQLGGQLAALYPEKFIYDVAGFPKVTAQELVNNLVEQMSHFNPNIRLEEKVVSVEKLEERHFVVKTDVNEYHAKAVIITAGVGAFEPRRLELEGAAKFEKTNLHYFISDLNAFAGKKVLISGGGDSAVDWALMLEPIAEQVTLIHRRDKFRAHEHSVENLMNSKVNIVTPTEITELHGEDSITKVTLAHVKTKETQEIEVDDVIVNFGFVSSLGPIAEWGIEIDSNSIVVDSRMETSIPGIYAAGDITTYPGKLKLIAVGFGEAPTAVNNAKVYFDPDAKLSPGHSSNMKR, encoded by the coding sequence ATGACCGATTTACTTATTATTGGTGGCGGCCCTGCGGGTCTGTTCGCCGCGTTTTACGGAGGGATGCGTCAGGCATCTGTTACTCTGGTTGAAAGTATGCCACAACTTGGTGGACAACTTGCCGCCCTCTATCCCGAAAAATTCATCTATGATGTAGCCGGGTTCCCGAAAGTTACCGCTCAGGAACTCGTGAATAATCTGGTGGAGCAAATGAGCCATTTTAACCCGAACATCCGTCTTGAGGAAAAGGTTGTATCCGTAGAGAAATTAGAAGAACGTCACTTCGTCGTAAAAACCGATGTGAATGAATATCACGCCAAAGCCGTAATTATCACTGCTGGTGTGGGTGCATTCGAACCCCGTCGTCTGGAGCTTGAGGGTGCGGCCAAATTCGAAAAAACCAATCTGCACTACTTTATCAGTGACCTGAATGCCTTTGCAGGCAAAAAAGTACTGATCAGCGGTGGCGGTGACTCCGCTGTAGACTGGGCGCTTATGCTTGAGCCAATCGCTGAGCAAGTAACCCTGATTCATCGCCGCGACAAATTCCGCGCGCATGAGCACAGTGTCGAAAACCTGATGAATTCCAAGGTGAACATCGTTACACCTACCGAAATTACGGAGCTTCATGGTGAGGACAGCATTACCAAAGTTACTTTGGCTCACGTTAAAACCAAGGAAACACAGGAAATTGAAGTCGATGATGTAATCGTCAATTTTGGCTTTGTCTCTTCCCTGGGACCTATTGCAGAATGGGGCATCGAAATTGATAGCAATTCCATCGTGGTCGATTCCCGCATGGAAACTTCGATTCCGGGTATCTATGCTGCCGGAGATATTACAACTTATCCAGGCAAGCTGAAGCTGATTGCTGTCGGATTCGGTGAAGCACCAACCGCAGTGAACAATGCCAAGGTTTACTTCGACCCAGACGCTAAGTTGTCCCCGGGACACAGCAGTAACATGAAGCGCTAA
- a CDS encoding YheC/YheD family protein: MSRQLASKWLKTAALLKYPVAAVHIPQTKAFNSGNLLNMLSHYGMVYIKPVVGGGGYGVIRVSGSGGAYRYTHMKITRSFTQFDQMYRSLIRVKARRRYLIQQGIHLATIQGRPIDYRVKVVKTERGWVFRSMVGRLARPGLVVTNLSKGGTMLSGRRALALSLPHISGKHKRREMRSLTLTCTHIMESQFPGVGQLGFDYGLDHSGKIWILEVNTRPQ; encoded by the coding sequence ATGTCGAGACAGCTTGCAAGCAAATGGCTGAAGACAGCGGCGCTGTTAAAATATCCGGTAGCTGCTGTCCACATTCCACAGACGAAGGCGTTCAACTCGGGGAATCTGCTAAACATGCTTAGTCATTATGGAATGGTGTATATCAAACCTGTTGTCGGTGGTGGAGGTTACGGTGTCATTAGAGTATCAGGAAGCGGAGGAGCCTATCGTTACACTCATATGAAGATAACCCGTTCATTTACTCAGTTTGATCAGATGTACCGCTCCCTAATCCGTGTAAAAGCCAGACGGAGATACCTTATTCAACAAGGCATTCATCTCGCAACCATTCAAGGCAGACCAATCGATTACAGAGTCAAAGTTGTCAAGACGGAAAGAGGCTGGGTATTCCGTTCTATGGTGGGACGGCTCGCTCGTCCGGGACTTGTCGTGACCAATCTTAGCAAAGGAGGGACGATGCTGTCCGGTAGGAGAGCGCTCGCTCTGTCCTTACCTCATATTTCCGGTAAACATAAACGTCGCGAGATGCGTTCACTGACACTCACCTGTACACATATCATGGAAAGTCAGTTCCCAGGTGTGGGGCAGCTCGGCTTCGATTATGGACTGGATCATTCAGGCAAGATATGGATTTTGGAAGTGAACACCAGACCGCAATGA
- the sda gene encoding sporulation histidine kinase inhibitor Sda, with product MAMLSDEMLLDSYHKAIELDLERDFIALLLAEIHKRKLGTDVSAILH from the coding sequence ATGGCTATGTTATCCGATGAGATGTTGTTGGATTCCTACCATAAGGCGATTGAGTTGGATCTCGAACGAGATTTCATCGCACTGCTGTTGGCAGAAATCCATAAGCGCAAACTGGGTACCGACGTATCTGCCATTCTTCACTAG